The following are encoded together in the Flavihumibacter fluvii genome:
- a CDS encoding vanadium-dependent haloperoxidase, whose amino-acid sequence MRNNMKVYSLFVVMLIVLAGCKNLPKDQAELVSHDVQLVHSMVGRLNDVVIYEIFAPPVASRIYAYSTLALYEASRGKDTAYESITDKLNGFPKMPVPEIGKAIDFEVAGTNAFFAVIEKFTFTKDSSRVTRDKLLAQMKAGLDDELYERSLAFGKSVADSIIKRAATDNYKQVQGMPRYSVVDAPGHWKTTPPDYMDAIQPYWALMKPLVMDSAAQFKPVPPPAFDLKKGSQFYNEVNEVYQVSKNLTDEQIEIANFWDDNPSVVTHVGHLTFANKKNSPGGHWINITSISCQKAGYNWMQSARTYALVSVAMYEGFLSCWDEKYRSQYIRPVTVINENIDPNWEPLLQTPPFPEYTSGHSVASSTIAAVLTKIFGDNFSFTDDYEVPYIGIQRSFPSFIKASEEACISRLYGGIHFNSAIVNGRTQGRALGAFICEKLDL is encoded by the coding sequence ATGCGCAATAACATGAAAGTGTATTCATTATTTGTGGTGATGCTGATTGTATTGGCCGGTTGTAAAAATCTTCCTAAGGACCAGGCAGAACTGGTTTCCCATGATGTACAATTGGTGCATAGTATGGTCGGTCGTTTGAATGATGTGGTCATCTACGAGATATTTGCACCCCCAGTGGCATCACGGATTTACGCCTATTCCACACTTGCACTTTATGAAGCGAGCCGCGGCAAGGATACAGCCTATGAAAGCATTACGGATAAACTAAACGGATTTCCTAAAATGCCGGTTCCCGAAATAGGCAAAGCCATTGATTTTGAGGTTGCCGGGACAAATGCCTTTTTTGCAGTTATTGAAAAATTCACCTTTACCAAGGATTCCTCCAGGGTAACCCGGGATAAATTGCTTGCTCAAATGAAAGCCGGACTTGACGATGAATTGTATGAACGTTCCTTGGCCTTTGGGAAATCAGTAGCTGATTCCATTATTAAAAGAGCTGCAACTGACAATTATAAACAGGTCCAGGGAATGCCCAGGTATTCTGTTGTTGATGCTCCCGGTCATTGGAAGACCACCCCGCCAGATTATATGGATGCGATCCAGCCTTATTGGGCATTGATGAAGCCATTGGTTATGGATAGTGCCGCCCAGTTCAAACCAGTTCCGCCGCCTGCATTTGACCTGAAAAAAGGGTCGCAATTTTATAATGAAGTCAACGAGGTTTACCAGGTAAGCAAAAATCTCACAGATGAACAAATTGAGATTGCAAATTTTTGGGATGATAATCCCAGTGTGGTAACCCATGTTGGTCACTTGACTTTCGCTAATAAGAAAAACAGTCCCGGTGGGCATTGGATTAATATAACCTCCATTTCATGCCAGAAGGCTGGCTACAATTGGATGCAATCCGCAAGGACTTATGCTCTTGTTTCGGTAGCCATGTATGAAGGGTTCTTATCCTGCTGGGATGAGAAATACCGCAGCCAGTATATACGGCCGGTAACAGTCATCAACGAAAATATTGACCCCAATTGGGAACCACTCCTGCAGACGCCGCCATTTCCTGAATATACCAGCGGCCACAGTGTGGCATCATCAACCATTGCGGCTGTACTCACCAAAATTTTTGGAGACAATTTTTCATTTACGGATGATTATGAAGTACCTTATATTGGCATCCAACGTAGTTTTCCTTCATTTATAAAGGCATCTGAAGAAGCCTGTATCAGTCGTTTATATGGAGGGATACATTTTAATTCTGCAATTGTTAACGGAAGAACACAGGGTAGGGCATTAGGCGCATTTATTTGCGAAAAACTAGATTTGTAA
- a CDS encoding EamA family transporter has product MLTAIAVLLRIISNPVGNVFQKQLTSGGHHPLLVNFLTYLLLSVLVITLAWPVHWLELPPGFWYNAIAAGIAGALGNGFLVKALQMGDLSVLGPVNSYKSVIGIIVGIFLLGEVPNIWGLLGVVLIIWGSYFVLDTTEERFSWALLKKKEIQYRIWAMVLTAIEAVLIKKIILYSSPTTAFICWCWFGAFFSGLLLFFFRQNIALVNGPLKGGIILKYALLVTCIGIMQFTTNYAFDHMQVGYALSLFQLSTIISVLLGHRLFGEKHIRQKLIGSAIMIIGSVIIILLKNK; this is encoded by the coding sequence TTGCTTACAGCTATTGCCGTTCTTTTACGGATCATATCCAATCCGGTTGGCAATGTTTTCCAAAAACAATTAACGTCAGGTGGTCATCACCCTTTGCTGGTTAATTTCCTTACTTATCTGTTGCTCAGTGTACTTGTGATTACACTTGCATGGCCAGTTCATTGGCTTGAACTTCCACCAGGCTTTTGGTATAATGCCATTGCTGCCGGTATTGCCGGTGCTTTAGGTAATGGCTTCCTGGTCAAAGCATTACAAATGGGGGACCTTTCTGTACTTGGCCCGGTGAATTCCTATAAGTCGGTAATAGGGATAATTGTAGGGATTTTTCTCCTGGGTGAAGTGCCAAATATTTGGGGACTTCTTGGTGTGGTGTTGATCATTTGGGGAAGTTATTTTGTCCTGGATACAACAGAGGAACGTTTTAGCTGGGCACTCCTCAAAAAGAAAGAAATCCAGTACCGGATATGGGCCATGGTGTTGACCGCTATTGAGGCAGTATTGATCAAGAAGATTATCCTGTATTCTTCCCCAACTACGGCATTCATTTGCTGGTGCTGGTTTGGGGCATTTTTCTCCGGATTATTATTGTTCTTTTTCAGACAGAATATCGCTTTGGTTAATGGCCCTTTAAAAGGCGGAATAATCCTCAAATATGCTTTGCTGGTGACATGTATAGGGATCATGCAGTTTACTACCAATTATGCATTCGACCATATGCAGGTAGGGTATGCTTTATCACTTTTCCAGTTGTCAACCATTATCAGTGTATTGTTGGGGCATCGGCTTTTCGGTGAAAAACATATCCGCCAGAAACTGATCGGTTCTGCCATCATGATCATCGGTTCAGTGATTATCATCTTGTTGAAAAACAAATGA